One genomic segment of Rhizorhabdus phycosphaerae includes these proteins:
- the folE gene encoding GTP cyclohydrolase I FolE → MNYFSPGLGERGEDGKLLVPLQVQDAIRTLIQWAGDDPEREGLRDTPARVGRAWREYCEGYREDPALHLSRTFEEVAGYDEIVLLKDIPFQSHCEHHMAPIIGKASIAYLPRNRVVGISKLARVLHGFARRLQIQERLTAEVAQCIWDHLQPHGVAVVIEAQHGCMTGRGVRTPGVGMVTSRLLGCFLEDKSSRKELRSLMGY, encoded by the coding sequence ATGAACTATTTTTCGCCCGGGCTTGGGGAGCGTGGCGAGGACGGCAAGCTGCTCGTTCCCTTGCAAGTTCAGGATGCGATCCGGACACTGATCCAGTGGGCGGGCGACGATCCCGAGCGCGAAGGTCTGCGCGATACGCCGGCGCGGGTCGGGCGGGCGTGGCGCGAATATTGCGAGGGTTATCGCGAGGACCCGGCGCTCCACCTCAGCCGGACGTTCGAGGAAGTGGCCGGCTATGACGAGATCGTCCTGCTGAAGGACATACCGTTTCAGTCGCATTGCGAACATCATATGGCGCCGATCATCGGCAAGGCCTCGATCGCCTATCTCCCGCGCAACCGGGTGGTCGGGATTTCCAAACTGGCGCGCGTGCTGCACGGTTTTGCGCGGCGACTGCAGATCCAGGAGAGGCTGACCGCCGAGGTCGCCCAGTGTATCTGGGACCATCTGCAGCCCCACGGCGTCGCGGTGGTGATCGAGGCGCAGCATGGTTGCATGACCGGGCGCGGTGTCAGAACGCCCGGCGTGGGCATGGTCACGAGCCGCCTTCTCGGCTGCTTTCTGGAGGACAAGAGCAGCCGCAAGGAACTGCGGTCTCTCATGGGATATTGA
- a CDS encoding NAD(P)/FAD-dependent oxidoreductase, whose amino-acid sequence MKRVAIVGAGIAGLACAARLQEGGSEVVLFDKGRGTGGRMSSRRVDTSQGAATFDHGAQYFTVREALFLDQVRIWQDAGLAEPWTEAGSDAWVGVPTMNAPLKHMARDLDVRHTHHVDGLMHSRDGWWVKVGPEKHGPFDAAIIAVPAEQAAALLGLHDLAMATHAMMSRSQPCWTAMIAFADRLSIEEDHIRNRGLISWAARNSAKPGREGPESWVVQAGGNWSARNVELEAPVVAGVLLDALLAEARSAGPEILSIAAHRWRFAMTRGADQGSLWNAGLKLGACGDWLLGPRVEFAWLSGRSLADMMTQGAVSGPVFAARPHA is encoded by the coding sequence ATGAAACGGGTTGCTATCGTCGGCGCGGGTATCGCCGGACTCGCCTGTGCCGCGCGGTTGCAGGAAGGCGGCAGCGAGGTCGTCTTGTTCGACAAGGGCCGGGGGACCGGGGGACGGATGTCGAGCCGGAGGGTCGACACGTCGCAGGGCGCCGCTACCTTCGACCATGGCGCGCAATATTTTACCGTTCGTGAGGCGCTTTTCCTCGACCAGGTGCGCATTTGGCAAGATGCCGGTCTGGCCGAACCCTGGACTGAGGCGGGCAGCGATGCCTGGGTCGGGGTTCCCACGATGAACGCTCCGCTCAAGCACATGGCGCGCGACCTGGATGTTCGGCACACCCATCATGTCGACGGGCTCATGCACAGCCGCGACGGATGGTGGGTCAAGGTCGGCCCGGAAAAGCACGGCCCCTTCGATGCAGCGATCATCGCCGTTCCAGCCGAACAGGCGGCGGCGTTGCTGGGGCTTCACGACCTCGCCATGGCGACCCATGCGATGATGTCGCGCTCACAGCCCTGTTGGACCGCGATGATCGCCTTCGCCGACCGGCTGTCGATCGAGGAAGACCATATCCGCAACAGGGGCCTTATCTCCTGGGCGGCCCGCAACAGCGCCAAGCCCGGGCGCGAAGGGCCGGAGAGTTGGGTCGTTCAGGCGGGAGGCAACTGGTCTGCGCGCAACGTCGAACTCGAGGCGCCGGTTGTAGCCGGCGTCCTGCTCGATGCTCTGTTGGCCGAGGCGCGGTCGGCCGGGCCCGAAATATTGAGTATCGCCGCACATCGCTGGCGCTTTGCCATGACCCGGGGGGCCGACCAAGGCTCGCTCTGGAATGCCGGGCTGAAGCTCGGCGCCTGCGGGGACTGGTTGCTGGGCCCACGCGTCGAATTTGCCTGGCTGTCGGGCCGCTCATTGGCCGATATGATGACGCAAGGGGCCGTTTCCGGACCAGTTTTCGCGGCCCGTCCCCACGCTTGA
- a CDS encoding putative bifunctional diguanylate cyclase/phosphodiesterase, which produces MAFTQFDRPILATMHGALIAFGMMMVWLAYRGRLTVAAVLAAHILPLFVAFACLFDNVPDGMHRATHLHFLAVALGSYFIFRRDGIYLKYGVSSLCLVAFVVFSNVSVAFHDPALVIPAWAAEVGIWTNTLTALAGLVFIALIMNADLSARRMMDIEMRKAIAKADFQLHYQPQINEAGEVVGAEALIRWQHARMGIIPPDKFIPFAEETGLIVPIGNWVLRAACAQLAQWEARPETRHLTMAVNVSASQFRQPDFVQTVSEIVRISGVTPSKLKMELTESMFVENVGTTVAKMDALKEIGIIWSLDDFGTGYSSLSVLNSFPLGQIKIDKSFVCGMLSDASNMVVTEAIIDLASKLNLQVVAEGVETDEQFHRLRETGCRIYQGYLFSPPLDVDAFGELLALKRTGSEPLSRHLSKLPTPDFV; this is translated from the coding sequence ATGGCTTTCACGCAGTTCGACAGACCGATCCTGGCGACCATGCATGGCGCTCTGATCGCCTTCGGCATGATGATGGTCTGGCTGGCCTATCGGGGGCGGTTGACGGTGGCGGCCGTGCTCGCCGCGCATATCCTGCCCTTGTTCGTCGCCTTTGCCTGCCTCTTCGACAACGTGCCCGATGGCATGCACCGGGCGACTCATCTCCATTTCCTTGCGGTGGCGCTCGGCAGCTATTTCATTTTTCGCCGAGACGGCATCTACCTGAAATATGGCGTCTCGTCCCTGTGCCTGGTCGCCTTCGTCGTCTTCTCCAATGTATCGGTCGCTTTTCACGACCCGGCGCTGGTCATTCCTGCCTGGGCCGCAGAGGTCGGAATCTGGACCAATACGCTGACTGCGTTGGCCGGATTGGTCTTCATCGCGCTCATCATGAACGCGGACCTGTCTGCGCGGCGCATGATGGATATCGAGATGCGCAAAGCGATCGCCAAGGCCGATTTCCAGCTTCATTACCAGCCACAGATCAACGAAGCCGGAGAGGTGGTCGGCGCCGAGGCTCTGATCCGCTGGCAGCATGCCAGAATGGGCATCATTCCACCCGATAAATTCATACCCTTTGCAGAGGAAACCGGCCTTATCGTCCCGATCGGCAACTGGGTGCTCCGCGCCGCCTGCGCCCAGCTTGCACAATGGGAAGCCCGGCCGGAAACGCGCCATCTCACCATGGCGGTCAATGTCAGCGCCTCGCAATTCCGCCAGCCCGATTTCGTCCAGACGGTCTCGGAGATCGTTCGAATCAGCGGTGTCACGCCGTCGAAGCTGAAGATGGAACTGACCGAGAGCATGTTCGTCGAGAATGTCGGCACGACAGTTGCTAAGATGGACGCGTTGAAGGAGATCGGCATCATCTGGTCTCTCGACGATTTCGGGACCGGCTATTCGTCGCTAAGCGTTCTGAACAGTTTTCCGCTCGGCCAGATCAAGATCGACAAGTCTTTCGTCTGCGGCATGCTGAGCGACGCGTCGAACATGGTCGTTACCGAAGCTATCATCGACCTTGCGAGCAAGCTGAACCTGCAGGTGGTCGCCGAAGGCGTCGAAACGGACGAGCAGTTCCATCGCCTGCGCGAGACCGGCTGTCGAATCTATCAGGGCTATCTCTTCAGTCCGCCGCTCGATGTCGATGCATTCGGCGAGCTTCTGGCGCTGAAACGAACCGGCAGCGAGCCGCTGTCTCGCCACCTGTCGAAGCTGCCGACCCCCGACTTTGTTTGA
- a CDS encoding queuosine precursor transporter: MNESHAAAPAVQDAEAYRGRHFRYFDFVMAAFVTILLLSNVLGAGKVATVDLPGIGDWPFGAGILFFPIGYVLGDVLTEVYGYARARRCIWAGTVALLFMAFMSWVVVALPPAADWTGQAAYEQVFGQVPRIVFASITAFWAGEFVNSYVLAKMKLMTGGRHLWMRTIGSTIAGQGVDSLIFYPLAFWGAVGWSPSLVIKVLATQLVLKVSWEVLLTPLTYVVVNFLKTREGVDLFDTHTDFTPFRTRV; encoded by the coding sequence ATGAACGAAAGCCATGCTGCCGCGCCAGCCGTCCAGGATGCCGAAGCCTATAGGGGGCGGCATTTCCGCTATTTCGATTTCGTGATGGCGGCGTTCGTCACCATCCTGCTGCTGTCGAATGTGCTGGGCGCGGGTAAGGTGGCGACGGTCGATCTGCCCGGGATAGGCGACTGGCCGTTCGGTGCGGGCATTCTCTTCTTTCCGATCGGCTATGTCCTGGGGGACGTTCTGACCGAGGTCTATGGCTATGCCCGCGCACGGCGCTGCATCTGGGCGGGCACGGTGGCACTTCTGTTCATGGCGTTCATGAGCTGGGTCGTGGTCGCGCTTCCGCCGGCCGCCGACTGGACTGGCCAGGCAGCCTATGAACAGGTCTTCGGCCAGGTGCCCCGTATCGTCTTCGCGTCGATCACCGCCTTCTGGGCGGGGGAGTTCGTCAACAGCTATGTTCTTGCCAAGATGAAGCTGATGACCGGCGGCAGGCATCTCTGGATGCGCACGATCGGCTCGACCATCGCGGGCCAGGGCGTCGACAGCCTGATCTTTTACCCACTCGCCTTTTGGGGGGCTGTGGGCTGGAGCCCGTCGCTGGTCATCAAGGTGCTGGCGACCCAGTTGGTTCTGAAGGTCAGCTGGGAGGTTCTTCTGACGCCGCTGACCTATGTCGTGGTCAACTTCCTCAAGACCCGCGAGGGCGTCGATCTGTTCGACACCCATACCGATTTCACGCCGTTTCGTACGCGCGTGTGA
- a CDS encoding YnfA family protein: MTLPAYLAAALCEIAGCFGFWAWLRMGKPVIWAIGGTALLLCFALFLTRIESETAGRAFAAYGGIYICASLGWMWAIERARPDRWDLLGALLCIAGAAIILLSPRSA; encoded by the coding sequence ATGACGCTGCCGGCCTATCTGGCGGCTGCGCTGTGCGAGATTGCGGGCTGCTTCGGCTTCTGGGCCTGGCTGCGGATGGGCAAGCCTGTCATCTGGGCCATCGGCGGCACCGCCCTGCTCTTGTGCTTCGCGCTGTTCCTGACGCGTATCGAGAGCGAAACCGCAGGGCGCGCCTTCGCCGCCTATGGCGGAATCTATATCTGCGCCTCGCTCGGCTGGATGTGGGCGATCGAGCGCGCCCGGCCGGATCGCTGGGATCTGCTCGGGGCACTCCTCTGCATCGCGGGCGCCGCCATCATCCTGCTGAGCCCAAGAAGCGCCTAA
- a CDS encoding GFA family protein, which yields MTSGAGCLCGAVRFTIDADPLGARTCWCRLCQYIGAGTATANIVFPKDKVSWTGEIRYFENVADSGNHMRRGFCPQCGTPLTSEALERPHLIFLRIGTLDDPDLLGPEMTLWTSQAPDWACISDSLPRFEEQAPPVA from the coding sequence GTGACATCGGGAGCGGGCTGCCTCTGTGGAGCGGTCCGTTTCACCATCGACGCCGACCCGCTCGGCGCGCGCACCTGCTGGTGTCGCCTGTGTCAGTATATCGGCGCCGGCACCGCAACAGCCAATATCGTCTTTCCCAAGGACAAGGTCAGCTGGACCGGCGAAATCCGCTATTTTGAGAATGTCGCCGACAGCGGCAATCACATGCGCCGCGGCTTCTGCCCGCAATGCGGCACGCCGCTGACCAGCGAGGCGCTGGAACGCCCGCATCTGATCTTCCTGCGAATCGGCACGCTCGACGATCCCGATCTGCTCGGCCCCGAGATGACCCTGTGGACATCGCAGGCGCCCGACTGGGCCTGCATCTCGGACAGCCTGCCCCGCTTCGAAGAACAGGCGCCACCCGTCGCATGA
- the purQ gene encoding phosphoribosylformylglycinamidine synthase subunit PurQ codes for MKSAVIVFPGSNCDRDLAVAIRDVTGRAPDMLWHRETELPDGIGLIAVPGGFSYGDYLRSGAMAARSPIMRAIVEAAGRGVPVLGICNGFQILTEAGLLPGALMRNQGLNFVCRDVALTVENSQSAFTARYAQGETVRFPVAHHDGNFNADAETLDRLEGEGRVAFRYAEPVNGSARNIAGILNDGGNVLGMMPHPERVIEAAHGNADGRRLFEGLLETVA; via the coding sequence ATGAAGAGCGCGGTCATCGTCTTTCCCGGTTCGAATTGCGATCGTGATCTGGCCGTTGCCATTCGCGACGTGACCGGCCGCGCGCCGGATATGCTCTGGCACCGCGAAACCGAACTGCCCGACGGCATCGGTCTGATCGCGGTACCGGGCGGCTTCTCCTATGGCGATTATCTGCGCTCGGGCGCGATGGCAGCCCGATCGCCGATCATGCGCGCGATCGTCGAGGCCGCGGGCCGTGGTGTCCCGGTGCTCGGTATCTGCAACGGGTTCCAGATCCTGACCGAGGCAGGGCTGCTTCCCGGCGCGCTGATGCGCAACCAGGGACTGAACTTCGTTTGCCGCGACGTTGCCCTAACCGTCGAGAACAGCCAGTCGGCTTTCACCGCGCGCTATGCGCAGGGCGAGACGGTACGCTTCCCGGTGGCGCATCACGATGGCAATTTCAACGCCGACGCCGAGACGCTCGACCGTCTCGAGGGCGAAGGCCGTGTTGCCTTCCGCTACGCCGAACCGGTCAACGGCTCGGCGCGTAACATCGCTGGCATCCTCAACGATGGCGGCAATGTTCTGGGCATGATGCCGCACCCCGAACGCGTGATCGAAGCCGCCCACGGCAATGCCGATGGCAGGCGCCTGTTCGAGGGGCTGCTGGAGACGGTTGCGTGA
- the purS gene encoding phosphoribosylformylglycinamidine synthase subunit PurS yields the protein MKTRVYVTLKGGVLDPQGKAIHNALGSLGFSGVNDVRAGKLIELDHDENVSDADLEAMCRKLLANTVIENFRIERA from the coding sequence ATGAAGACCCGCGTCTATGTCACCCTTAAGGGCGGCGTTCTCGATCCCCAGGGCAAGGCGATCCACAACGCCCTCGGCTCGCTCGGCTTTTCCGGCGTCAACGACGTGCGCGCCGGCAAGCTGATCGAACTCGACCATGACGAGAATGTCAGCGACGCCGATCTCGAGGCGATGTGCCGCAAGCTGCTCGCCAATACGGTGATCGAGAATTTCCGCATCGAGCGGGCCTGA
- a CDS encoding FAD:protein FMN transferase encodes MGTLWSVRYFAPASLSKADVGAIIDATLDRIIIEMSQWHADSVISGFNRAAQGSEVRLPSDFRTVLETALDVAQRSDGAFDPTLGRLVDLAGFGPASAATNATTDPSDALRTAGWRRLPYAGGRIVQPGGLALDFSGVAKGHAVDAVADDLAAAGVGHMLVEIGGELVGRGVRPDGQPWWVDLEAPPGKPIAPVRIALHGIAVATSGHYRRGLHTLDPRTGASVANGLRSVSVIHDKAAYADAWATALMVLGADAGMRLAEREGLAVRIVADDEALSPALCEMLE; translated from the coding sequence ATGGGCACGCTCTGGTCGGTTCGCTACTTCGCGCCTGCCTCGCTCAGTAAAGCAGACGTCGGTGCGATCATCGACGCGACGCTCGACCGGATCATCATCGAGATGAGCCAGTGGCACGCCGACTCGGTCATCAGCGGCTTCAATCGCGCAGCGCAGGGCAGCGAGGTCCGGCTGCCCAGCGATTTTCGCACGGTCCTCGAAACCGCATTGGACGTCGCGCAGCGAAGCGACGGTGCCTTCGATCCGACGCTGGGCCGGCTCGTCGACCTGGCCGGATTCGGCCCCGCCTCTGCCGCAACGAACGCCACGACCGATCCAAGTGATGCCCTTCGCACGGCGGGCTGGCGGCGCCTCCCCTATGCGGGCGGGCGAATCGTTCAGCCCGGCGGTCTTGCACTGGACTTTTCGGGCGTTGCCAAAGGCCATGCGGTCGACGCCGTAGCGGATGATCTGGCAGCGGCAGGCGTAGGCCACATGCTTGTCGAAATCGGCGGCGAACTTGTCGGACGCGGCGTCCGCCCCGATGGCCAGCCCTGGTGGGTCGATCTTGAAGCGCCCCCCGGAAAGCCCATTGCGCCGGTCCGCATCGCTCTTCACGGGATCGCCGTCGCGACCTCCGGACATTATCGCCGGGGTTTGCACACGCTCGATCCCCGCACCGGCGCGTCGGTTGCCAACGGCCTGCGCTCGGTATCGGTCATTCACGACAAGGCTGCCTATGCCGACGCCTGGGCCACCGCGCTGATGGTGCTCGGCGCCGATGCCGGAATGCGGCTCGCCGAGCGCGAAGGCCTGGCGGTACGAATCGTCGCCGATGACGAAGCGCTGAGCCCCGCTCTTTGCGAAATGCTCGAATAA
- a CDS encoding DUF4198 domain-containing protein: MRMSARLITATLLIAIPTLASAHRQWMVPNATVFSGTNNWVTVDAAASNDLFFADHQPMRLDGVKAWAPDGSEAKIENAATGRYRSVFDVKLDKPGTWKIGTYTNSVAGSFKIDGEEVRVGGRPRGPAMAGGPGGPGGPGANGTPGAPPQPPMRSVQSVDDIPANATDVKLTQMIARNEIYVTANQPSDAVFKPMGAGIEFQPITHPDELVVGETASFRFLIDGKPAAGLKLSVVPGGKRYRNDDGAREIVTGADGVAKIDWPEAGMYWINASASDDKPTVARATSRRLSYTTTVEVLLP; the protein is encoded by the coding sequence ATGCGCATGTCCGCACGCCTGATCACCGCCACCCTGTTGATCGCCATCCCGACACTGGCCTCGGCGCACCGGCAGTGGATGGTCCCCAATGCGACCGTCTTCTCCGGCACGAACAACTGGGTCACGGTCGATGCAGCCGCGTCGAACGACCTCTTCTTCGCGGACCATCAGCCGATGCGCCTCGACGGGGTCAAGGCGTGGGCGCCTGATGGCAGCGAAGCGAAGATCGAAAACGCCGCGACGGGCCGTTACAGGTCCGTGTTCGACGTCAAGCTCGACAAGCCGGGAACCTGGAAGATCGGCACCTATACGAACAGCGTGGCTGGCAGCTTCAAGATCGACGGCGAGGAAGTCCGCGTCGGCGGACGGCCCAGGGGTCCGGCCATGGCAGGTGGTCCCGGCGGCCCCGGTGGGCCTGGCGCAAATGGCACCCCCGGTGCCCCGCCGCAACCGCCGATGCGATCGGTACAGTCCGTCGACGACATCCCCGCCAACGCGACGGACGTGAAGCTCACGCAGATGATCGCGCGCAACGAAATCTACGTGACCGCAAACCAGCCGAGCGATGCCGTTTTCAAGCCAATGGGTGCCGGCATCGAATTCCAGCCGATCACGCACCCCGATGAACTGGTCGTGGGAGAGACGGCCAGCTTCCGCTTCCTGATCGACGGCAAGCCGGCGGCCGGGCTCAAACTCAGCGTCGTGCCGGGCGGCAAGCGTTATCGCAACGACGACGGCGCGCGTGAAATCGTGACCGGCGCGGATGGTGTCGCGAAGATCGACTGGCCGGAAGCGGGCATGTACTGGATCAACGCCTCAGCAAGCGACGACAAGCCGACTGTCGCCCGCGCGACGAGCCGGCGCCTATCCTACACCACCACGGTCGAGGTGCTGCTCCCCTGA
- a CDS encoding DUF2271 domain-containing protein, whose protein sequence is MRATPLILLGSSIASPAFAGGTVTIAIPQLKVAEYHRPYVAVWLEPVGGGAIRTLSVWYQVKKNGGEPGTKWLSDLRAWWRKGGKSMTMPADGISGATRAPGSHVLSIPDDVKPGAYVLNVEAARETGGRELVSLPIALPAKAAKASGKAELGTITLAAR, encoded by the coding sequence ATGCGCGCTACTCCCCTCATTCTTCTGGGATCGTCTATCGCTTCCCCCGCTTTCGCCGGTGGCACCGTCACCATCGCGATACCTCAGCTCAAGGTGGCCGAATATCATCGCCCCTATGTCGCCGTCTGGCTCGAGCCCGTGGGCGGCGGTGCGATCCGCACATTGTCCGTCTGGTATCAGGTCAAGAAGAACGGTGGAGAGCCCGGCACCAAATGGCTGTCGGACCTGCGGGCCTGGTGGCGCAAGGGCGGCAAGAGCATGACGATGCCGGCCGACGGTATCAGCGGGGCGACCCGCGCGCCCGGCAGCCATGTCCTGTCGATCCCCGACGACGTCAAGCCCGGCGCCTATGTGCTGAATGTGGAAGCCGCTCGCGAGACCGGGGGCCGCGAGCTTGTCTCCCTGCCGATCGCCCTGCCTGCCAAGGCCGCCAAGGCCTCCGGCAAGGCCGAGCTTGGCACCATCACCCTCGCCGCACGCTGA
- a CDS encoding PepSY-associated TM helix domain-containing protein, translated as MNSPADIPLTAAQAHPAPKRRPVPKPWYRSRGWWLKQFHSWHWMSAAVSLMGMLLFAATGITLNHAATIGATPVTTALAAQLPAPLLPRLAQPASADAALPPPVAAFVDARLGLDPRGKPAEWSDDEVYIALPRPGGDAWISIDRQSGAVTGEITDRGWISWANDLHKGRNAGSAWGWFIDIFAGACVLFTLTGLMLLYMHAKPRPSTWPLVGLGLLAPLLLILFFVH; from the coding sequence GTGAACAGCCCCGCCGACATTCCGCTGACAGCAGCCCAAGCGCATCCCGCACCGAAGCGGCGTCCGGTGCCCAAGCCCTGGTATCGCTCGCGTGGCTGGTGGTTGAAACAGTTCCACAGCTGGCACTGGATGAGCGCTGCCGTCTCGCTGATGGGGATGCTTCTGTTCGCGGCGACAGGCATCACGCTGAACCACGCCGCGACGATCGGCGCGACGCCGGTCACGACGGCCCTGGCTGCACAGCTTCCCGCGCCACTGCTTCCCCGGCTTGCGCAGCCGGCCAGCGCCGATGCTGCCCTGCCGCCCCCCGTCGCGGCGTTCGTGGACGCGCGACTGGGTCTCGATCCGCGCGGAAAGCCCGCCGAATGGTCAGACGACGAAGTCTATATTGCGCTCCCTCGCCCGGGCGGTGACGCGTGGATCAGCATCGACCGCCAATCCGGAGCGGTTACCGGTGAAATTACCGACCGCGGCTGGATCAGTTGGGCGAACGATCTCCACAAGGGCCGCAATGCGGGAAGCGCCTGGGGCTGGTTCATCGACATCTTCGCGGGAGCCTGCGTCCTCTTCACGCTCACCGGCCTTATGCTGCTCTACATGCACGCAAAGCCGCGCCCGTCGACCTGGCCGCTCGTCGGCCTGGGCCTGCTCGCCCCTCTCCTTCTCATCCTGTTCTTCGTTCACTGA
- a CDS encoding TonB-dependent receptor — translation MSTDRSTSIRLALLAGALLFPPFASPAFAQAAADDSGEGAEIVVTATRRAENIKDVPVAVTAIGGEKLAVINSSGLDIRFLSARTPSLQIESSFGRTFPRFYIRGLGNTDFDPNAAQPVSVVYDDVALENPMLKSFPVFDLASVEVLRGPQGTLFGRNTPAGVVKLNSAKPSDTFGGYGSISWGTYNTVNAEAAITGPIGEGLNFRASGLLQRRDDWVTNTASPTLADRKLEGYRDLAGRLQLGYTSGEFSALFNVHARDLDGTPRVFRAGLFQQGSNRFSAGFKKNRVSLDGLTSQDLKQFGANARLEWAIDGVGTLFSTTAYEKANVESTGDIDGAATYGFPALGLGVALFPVNTGGRTKPKEFSQELRFASEDLGGFRYQVGAYYFDQNLDYSEYAYDGTGTRVSNILHDNKNRNIGLFASGEYKASDALTLRAGIRYSHDKKRDTISLDPALAASSISSQLIAVSLPLTNRVKASNVSWDASATYAITPDINAYARFATGYLGPAIQDRVTFFSTPSIARKQTTISGEAGFKGALAGGLFTFDIDGYWYRTKDLQLTAVGGAVNSARLLNADKAVGYGLETTLELRPSSQFLLTAGGSWNFTEIRDKSIAVAPCGSLCTVTDPLNAAGLAIIDGNDLPQAPRYVANVTARYSVPVGGGEIYAYTDWAYRSRVNYFLYEALEFRGRSLLEGGLRVGYKADAQWEVAAFARNITNQIRSVSAIDFNNLTGMINEPRIIGVELRKSF, via the coding sequence ATGTCTACCGATCGTTCGACGTCCATTCGCCTGGCGCTGCTCGCCGGCGCCCTGTTGTTTCCTCCGTTCGCATCGCCGGCCTTTGCGCAGGCGGCAGCAGACGACAGCGGCGAAGGCGCCGAGATCGTGGTCACGGCCACCCGCCGCGCCGAGAACATCAAGGACGTACCCGTCGCGGTGACGGCGATCGGCGGCGAAAAGCTCGCGGTGATCAACTCCAGCGGTCTCGACATCCGCTTCCTCTCGGCGCGCACGCCGAGCCTGCAGATCGAAAGTTCGTTCGGCCGCACCTTCCCGCGCTTCTACATTCGGGGCCTCGGTAACACCGACTTCGACCCCAACGCCGCCCAGCCTGTCTCGGTGGTCTATGACGACGTAGCCCTCGAAAATCCGATGCTCAAAAGCTTCCCGGTGTTCGACCTTGCCAGTGTCGAGGTGCTGCGCGGCCCTCAGGGTACGCTGTTCGGCCGCAACACGCCGGCGGGTGTCGTCAAGCTCAACTCGGCCAAACCGAGCGACACCTTCGGCGGCTATGGCAGCATCAGCTGGGGGACCTACAATACGGTCAATGCCGAGGCCGCGATCACCGGTCCGATCGGCGAAGGTCTCAACTTCCGTGCTTCGGGCCTGCTGCAGCGTCGCGATGATTGGGTAACCAACACCGCTTCCCCGACCCTCGCCGACCGCAAGCTCGAAGGCTATCGCGATCTCGCCGGTCGCCTCCAGCTCGGATATACGTCGGGCGAGTTCAGCGCGCTGTTCAACGTCCATGCCCGCGACCTCGACGGCACCCCGCGCGTCTTCCGAGCTGGCCTCTTCCAGCAAGGCAGCAACCGCTTCTCGGCGGGCTTCAAGAAGAACCGCGTCTCGCTGGACGGACTGACCAGCCAGGACCTCAAGCAGTTCGGCGCCAACGCCCGCCTCGAATGGGCGATCGACGGCGTGGGCACGCTGTTCTCGACCACTGCCTATGAGAAGGCCAATGTCGAGAGCACCGGCGACATAGACGGTGCGGCGACCTATGGCTTCCCGGCCCTCGGCCTTGGCGTGGCGCTGTTCCCGGTGAACACCGGCGGACGCACCAAGCCCAAGGAGTTCAGCCAGGAACTGCGCTTCGCAAGCGAGGATCTCGGGGGATTCCGCTATCAGGTCGGCGCCTACTATTTCGACCAGAATCTCGACTATAGCGAATATGCCTATGACGGCACCGGCACGCGCGTCAGCAACATCCTGCACGACAACAAGAACCGGAATATCGGACTGTTCGCTTCGGGCGAGTATAAGGCGAGCGACGCACTCACCCTGCGTGCCGGTATCCGCTACTCGCACGACAAGAAGCGCGACACGATCTCGCTCGACCCGGCGCTAGCGGCGTCGAGCATCTCGAGCCAGCTCATCGCGGTTTCACTACCGCTGACCAATCGCGTCAAGGCGAGCAATGTCAGCTGGGATGCCAGCGCAACCTATGCGATCACTCCCGACATCAACGCCTATGCACGCTTTGCGACCGGCTATCTCGGTCCGGCGATCCAGGACCGCGTCACTTTCTTCAGCACGCCGTCGATCGCGCGCAAGCAGACCACCATCTCGGGTGAAGCCGGCTTCAAAGGCGCGCTGGCAGGCGGACTCTTCACCTTCGACATCGACGGCTACTGGTATCGCACCAAGGATCTGCAGCTCACGGCGGTCGGCGGCGCGGTCAATTCGGCACGGCTGCTCAACGCCGACAAGGCGGTCGGCTACGGTCTCGAGACGACACTGGAACTGCGGCCTAGCAGCCAGTTCCTCCTGACGGCGGGCGGGAGCTGGAACTTTACCGAGATCCGCGACAAGTCGATCGCGGTTGCTCCCTGCGGCTCGCTCTGCACGGTCACCGACCCGCTCAACGCCGCCGGCCTCGCCATCATCGACGGCAATGACCTGCCCCAGGCGCCGCGCTATGTCGCGAACGTCACCGCGCGATACTCGGTCCCGGTCGGCGGGGGCGAGATCTATGCCTATACCGACTGGGCCTATCGCAGCCGGGTCAACTATTTCCTCTACGAGGCACTCGAATTCCGGGGGCGGTCGCTGCTCGAGGGCGGTCTTCGCGTTGGGTACAAGGCGGACGCGCAGTGGGAAGTCGCGGCGTTTGCACGGAACATCACCAACCAGATCCGAAGCGTCAGCGCGATCGATTTCAACAATCTGACCGGCATGATCAACGAACCGCGCATCATCGGCGTCGAACTGCGCAAGAGTTTCTGA